The Azospirillum baldaniorum genome segment CGTAATGGCCCTTCCCGCGCTTCTTGGCGTCGTACATCGCCGAGTCGGCGCGGTCGGTCAGCTCCTGCACGGTCTCGCGCCCCACCCGGTGCACGGCGATGCCGATGGACAGGCCCAGCGGCTTGTCCGGACCGGCGGAGAGATGGCGCAGCGCGACCATCCCGGCCAGCAGCCGTTCGGCCACCGCCACCGCCTGCTCCTCGTCGGTGCGGCCCAGCCACAGGACGAACTCGTCGCCGCCCAGCCGTCCCGGCAGGTCGCCGGGCCGGACGCCGTTGGTCAGCAGCCCACCGATGGCCTTCAGCACGGCGTCGCCCTGCTGATGCCCGTGCAGGTCGTTCACCGCCTTGAAATTGTCGAGGTCCACGTAGAGAAGCGCGGACGGCCCGGTGTCCGAACGGCCGAGCACCTCGTCCAGCCGCTCGAAGAAGGTGCGGCGGTTGAACAGGCCGGTCAGCCCGTCGCGCTCCGACAGGCGGCGCAGCCGCTCCTGATAGGCCAGATGCGCGTGGGCGATGCCGATGTGGTCGGCCACGCCGGACAGCAGCATCCGGTCCTCGTCGTCCCACGGATCGGAATCGTCGCCGCGCCAGATCACCACGGCGCCGTTGACGGCCTGACGGTGCTCCGTCCGGGCGGCCAGCAACCGGTTCGCCCCCAGGGTCAGCTCATGCGGGTCCTCGCTGCCGGCGATCTCCTCCAGAACGGGGCGCGACAGGTCGGAGAGCAGTTCCTCCGGGATCTCCGCGGCGAAATCGGCGGCGGGACGCAAGGCGCCCGTTTCCGTCGCGCGGTAGATGCGGCAGCCGTCGGCGCCCAACGCGCGCGCG includes the following:
- a CDS encoding sensor domain-containing diguanylate cyclase; this translates as MIVEWAATPLPDGGILLLGRDATLERQLRQTLIESRRRYKDLVEVSSDFAWETGSDGRFVFVTPKGALGYTPDALIGRNPKDLAVTEWGDLPLPFDSRRPVDQAELWLKRVDDLPACFVVSAVPLFGPQGEWMGARGVCRETTEQVLRSAELARVRNREKMLAHIVHTLRDQLDAQKALHVAAVETARALGADGCRIYRATETGALRPAADFAAEIPEELLSDLSRPVLEEIAGSEDPHELTLGANRLLAARTEHRQAVNGAVVIWRGDDSDPWDDEDRMLLSGVADHIGIAHAHLAYQERLRRLSERDGLTGLFNRRTFFERLDEVLGRSDTGPSALLYVDLDNFKAVNDLHGHQQGDAVLKAIGGLLTNGVRPGDLPGRLGGDEFVLWLGRTDEEQAVAVAERLLAGMVALRHLSAGPDKPLGLSIGIAVHRVGRETVQELTDRADSAMYDAKKRGKGHYAVAPAPRGESSPVAEASL